The Eremothecium cymbalariae DBVPG#7215 chromosome 8, complete sequence genome has a window encoding:
- the CTK2 gene encoding Ctk2p (similar to Ashbya gossypii ACR041W) — MSATVYESQLTLSRPYLTKEQIKRAQKNTIPDRRTYNQKRISVFKFLCDICVQLKFPRKTLEVAMYFYQRYYVFNKFETEMCYDVATSCLFISCKQVETVKKVGDLCSASLKLRNSAKVTSEKLETYKTRIVQMELRILETCAFDHRINNTVHIDEYIVKIGRELSLDYNVCHLAWLIAFDVIKLELLLIVPQHTIALAVLKIACELLENVQWPNIRYNLFESDEDSVNEAYVSVINFFINVFDICDLKNHLPENLTSISVERFIKLKAKVGEDKGLKENISSIEKDKYLIEERDYKIRERRYVLDRKRVAEEAMPAGPSGAKRSK, encoded by the coding sequence ATGTCCGCTACAGTATATGAGAGTCAGCTAACACTCTCGAGACCGTATTTAACGAAAGAACAAATAAAGAGAGCTCAGAAAAATACCATACCTGACCGTCGAACTTacaatcaaaaaagaatatcgGTTTTTAAGTTTCTATGTGATATATGCGTACAGTTAAAGTTCCCCAGGAAGACTCTGGAGGTTGCAATGTATTTTTATCAACGATATTATGTattcaataaatttgaaaCGGAGATGTGTTACGATGTGGCAACAAGCTGCTTATTTATTAGTTGCAAACAGGTGGAGACCGTTAAGAAGGTTGGAGACCTCTGTTCTGCGTCATTAAAGCTGAGGAATTCTGCGAAGGTTACATCTGAGAAGTTAGAGACTTATAAAACaagaattgttcaaatggAGTTACGGATACTAGAGACATGTGCATTCGATCATCGAATCAATAATACAGTACATATCGACGAATACATTGTCAAAATTGGGCGTGAATTGTCTTTAGATTATAATGTTTGCCATTTGGCGTGGCTTATAGCATTTGATGTTATTAAATTAGAACTTTTACTAATTGTTCCACAACACACTATTGCTCTGGCAGTTTTAAAGATCGCGTGCGAACTGTTGGAAAACGTGCAATGGCCGAACATAAGATATAATCTATTTGAAAGTGATGAAGACTCAGTTAATGAAGCTTATGTATCAGTTataaacttcttcatcaatgtttttgatatatgcgatttgaagaaccatCTACCAGAAAATTTAACATCGATTAGCGTTGAAAGATTCATAAAATTAAAGGCTAAAGTTGGAGAGGATAAGGGCTTAAAGGAAAATATCTCGTCCATAGAAAAGGATAAATATCTTATCGAAGAGCGGGATTATAAGATACGTGAACGGAGATATGTTCTAGACAGGAAGAGAGTTGCCGAGGAAGCAATGCCAGCAGGGCCCAGTGGGGCTAAACGATCCAAATAA
- the BET4 gene encoding Rab geranylgeranyltransferase BET4 (similar to Ashbya gossypii ACR042C 1-intron): MHGIKRRNLTQEALVQKRSQAQQQIHRYRSQTAKVLSLKGAKVYSIDALKETTILLDLNPEFNAVWNYRRDIIKGIRDELSEDFWHDELSFTMVQLKSFPKVYWIWNHRVWCLNNCQGNALKLWKYELGIVGKILSMDPRNFHGWHYRRIVVNKLEALSRISMNKDEFNYTTKIINENISNFSAWHQRCQLIPKMLKHGEITNFPEFVQKETDYIINAMFTDADDQSVWTYVHWFIKDECIVNNIPTQEYISMLLKFEENITMINEDEIDFSGKENIWCLKTLVSIESIQIKNLGLPIESHIKDYLNKLMDLDPLRRKKYVHMLNNA; this comes from the coding sequence CACGGtattaaaagaagaaacttGACACAGGAGGCACTGGTTCAAAAGAGGAGTCAGGCTCAGCAGCAGATCCACAGATATAGAAGCCAAACTGCGAAAGTTTTAAGTTTGAAAGGTGCTAAAGTATATAGTATTGATGCTTTAAAAGAGACTACAATATTGTTGGATTTAAATCCAGAGTTCAATGCTGTTTGGAATTATAGAAGggatattattaaaggtATTAGGGATGAATTGAGTGAAGATTTTTGGCATGATGAATTGAGTTTTACAATGGTCCAGTTAAAAAGTTTTCCGAAAGTGTATTGGATTTGGAATCACAGGGTTTGGTGTTTGAATAATTGCCAAGGTAATGCGCTTAAACTTTGGAAGTATGAGTTGGGAATTGTAGGGAAGATTTTAAGCATGGATCCAAGGAACTTTCATGGTTGGCATTACAGGAGAATTGTAGTGAACAAACTTGAGGCGTTGAGTCGTATTTCGATGAATAAGGATGAGTTTAACTACACCACCAAGATTATCAATGAAAATATCTCCAATTTTAGTGCTTGGCATCAAAGATGTCAGCTAATTCCTAAAATGCTTAAACACGGAGAAATTACTAACTTTCCTGAGTTTGTCCAGAAAGAAACTgattatattatcaatgCAATGTTCACTGATGCAGATGATCAATCTGTATGGACTTATGTGCATTGGTTTATTAAAGATGAGTGTATTGTGAACAATATTCCTACACAGGAGTACATATCCATGCTCCTAAAATTCGAGGAGAATATTACCATGATTAACGAGGATGAGATTGATTTCTCCGGAAAGGAAAATATATGGtgtttgaaaactttggtTTCAATAGAGTCcattcaaataaaaaacctGGGTTTGCCTATAGAATCGCATATCAAAGAttatttgaacaaattaaTGGATCTTGATCCTCTAAGgagaaaaaaatatgttCACATGTTGAATAATGCttga